A DNA window from bacterium contains the following coding sequences:
- a CDS encoding IPT/TIG domain-containing protein, which produces MSQQWKCLALGAAVALFGCQSTPSAPSNVQVDAPQPAAAVPPLIGQLQLPGFAPQALPAEVLSAATVTLIDPGTNNAVSTALTGPTGNFMLQFTGAFVPALNAVYVVEAYKGLSNNAPGYHTPRFRTLIKLTAGGWTSVSGTSIVINALTTAIAIESYLDSVNVSAGSTIGKVVPPATLATNAFAPHHPDAEVYQLAGDISSYLTNNMDPLLNVNAIKPTVGSFNPTAGSPGTIVTLYGTGFNPNPGSTTVTFNGVPADIIYVAPRLDVPGESRMAVVVPNNFTTGAIQVATPQGSVTTGASFTTLVPVLNSLSVATGSVGTTVTLTGLNFDLNPNNDIVRFNGILAPVSTASATTLTCQVPLGSTTGNVVVTTNAGITFPKPFTVFPGITALDRNTAVIGGAVVITGTNFDGSSTLANTVRFNGQLATVTAATDTSLTCTVPPGATSGPLTVTVGPNTSVSVPFYVVPTVSGVGTM; this is translated from the coding sequence ATGTCGCAGCAATGGAAATGCTTGGCCCTGGGTGCCGCGGTGGCGCTCTTCGGCTGCCAATCGACCCCAAGCGCCCCATCGAACGTCCAAGTGGACGCCCCGCAGCCGGCTGCCGCCGTGCCGCCGCTCATCGGCCAGCTGCAACTGCCGGGCTTCGCCCCGCAGGCGCTGCCCGCCGAGGTGCTGTCGGCGGCGACGGTCACCCTGATCGACCCGGGCACCAACAACGCGGTCTCCACCGCGCTGACCGGCCCGACTGGTAACTTCATGCTGCAGTTCACGGGCGCCTTCGTGCCGGCCCTCAACGCCGTGTACGTGGTCGAGGCCTACAAAGGCCTCTCCAACAATGCCCCGGGCTACCATACTCCGCGCTTCCGCACCCTCATCAAGCTGACCGCGGGCGGCTGGACCTCGGTCTCGGGCACGAGCATCGTGATCAACGCCCTGACCACCGCGATCGCCATCGAAAGCTACCTGGACTCGGTCAACGTGTCGGCGGGCTCGACCATCGGCAAGGTCGTCCCCCCGGCGACGCTGGCCACCAACGCCTTCGCTCCGCACCACCCCGACGCCGAGGTCTACCAGCTCGCAGGCGACATCAGCAGCTACCTCACCAACAACATGGACCCGCTGCTGAACGTGAACGCCATCAAGCCGACCGTCGGCTCGTTCAACCCCACGGCCGGCTCGCCGGGGACCATCGTCACCCTCTACGGCACCGGCTTCAACCCGAACCCGGGCAGCACGACCGTGACCTTCAACGGCGTGCCCGCCGACATCATCTACGTGGCGCCGCGGCTGGACGTCCCCGGCGAGAGCCGCATGGCCGTCGTGGTGCCCAACAATTTCACCACCGGCGCGATCCAGGTCGCCACCCCCCAGGGCAGCGTGACCACCGGGGCCTCGTTCACCACCCTGGTACCGGTGCTGAACTCCTTGAGCGTCGCGACCGGCTCGGTCGGCACCACCGTGACCCTCACGGGCCTGAACTTCGACCTGAACCCGAACAATGACATCGTGCGCTTCAACGGCATCCTGGCTCCCGTCTCGACGGCCTCGGCCACGACCCTGACCTGCCAGGTGCCCCTGGGGTCCACCACCGGCAACGTGGTGGTCACCACCAACGCCGGAATCACTTTCCCCAAGCCCTTCACCGTCTTCCCGGGGATCACCGCCCTGGACCGCAACACCGCCGTCATCGGCGGGGCCGTGGTCATTACCGGCACCAACTTCGACGGCTCGAGCACGCTCGCCAACACGGTCCGCTTCAACGGCCAGCTTGCGACCGTCACTGCCGCGACCGACACCTCCTTGACCTGCACGGTCCCGCCCGGCGCCACCTCGGGCCCCCTGACCGTCACGGTCGGCCCCAACACCAGCGTCAGTGTCCCCTTCTACGTCGTGCCGACCGTGTCGGGCGTCGGCACGATGTAA